The proteins below are encoded in one region of Oncorhynchus kisutch isolate 150728-3 linkage group LG14, Okis_V2, whole genome shotgun sequence:
- the LOC109904540 gene encoding maleylacetoacetate isomerase-like: MANQTKPIIHGYFRSSCSWRVRIAFALKGIEFDQVPVNLIKDGGQQFTEQYKGLNPMQQVPAVQIDGITLSQSLAVIQYIEETRTGHRLLPADPKKRAQVRMISDLIASGIQPVQNLYVLQKIGAEKVQWVHHFIQRF; encoded by the exons ATGGCAAATCAAACCAAG CCCATTATTCATGGGTATTTTAGGAGTTCGTGCTCTTGGAGGGTTCGAATCG CGTTTGCTCTGAAAGGTATTGAATTTGACCAAGTCCCAGTCAATCTTATCAAAGATGGGGGTCAGCAG TTTACAGAACAATACAAGGGGTTAAACCCTATGCAACAAGTGCCTGCTGTCCAAATTGATGGCATCACACTGTCACAGTCG CTGGCAGTGATCCAGTACATTGAGGAGACCAGAACAGGACACAGGCTTCTCCCTGCAGACCCAAAGAAACGTGCCCAGGTGCGCATGATCTCTGACCTTATCGCCTCTGGGATCCAGCCTGTGCAG AATTTGTACGTGCTACAGAAGATAGGAGCCGAGAAGGTGCAGTGGGTGCATCATTTCATCCAGAGGTTTTGA
- the zgc:163014 gene encoding protein GLUTELIN PRECURSOR ACCUMULATION 3 isoform X1 — MGRLHFFVLWSLNDAPRQFISKSNRQCHQVHVPLPLPKQLVVFSLGEWRFLSSETTISVDVLVSQDVKPQRIGTLSDQTRCLTWEGDWNADLVQEATEKGRRGVYGKVLLTVCGENEASFISNTPRVPRKHSSPFEHNSNLSHTLLNTSGSQRISTPNSSHLGDSICYAELKVNKTEIDDSTLSDKPCISLTDKTPRRTVIGKRGRIAWSPEIIPQEDTGRASSPKKIKLSRENSVEKTGMKKTNCRAVCPSKRWSHTMCLSDPETAIVIGGEASDQTHCEDSLWKLEIDNDFWFPMNSPTSGPVPPCAHGHSATYDPDSKVVYVYGGLREGQRYSDLYILNTLTWKWKLVTARGDIPMLAYHSATIYKKELFVFGGVHPSRCPGGKVCSNALYIFNPEFELWYQPIVEGDRPLPRFGHTTTLLSNQLLIFGGRKTATYLNDLHILDLGFMEYTAVKYENMPPLPRGYHAALPVSDNRMLVSGGCSAVGALQDVHIFNTDTSMWHSVVSPLLCARPRAGHSVINLGGSVISDADKQKKGEYANIHCTLLVFGGSDCAGTFYNNTVKCTVEIPVE, encoded by the exons ATGGGACGGTTACATTTTTTCGTCCTCTGGTCGTTAAACGATGCACCCCGTCAGTTTATCAG CAAATCCAATCGCCAGTGCCACCAAGTCCATGTTCCATTGCCACTGCCCAAACAACTTGTTGTATTCAGTCTTGGGGAATGGCGGTTCTTATCAAGCGAGACAACCATTTCAGTTGATGTTCTGGTTAGCCAGGACGTGAAACCGCAGAGGATTGGTACATTGTCAGACCAAACAAG GTGCTTGACTTGGGAGGGAGATTGGAATGCTGACCTTGTCCAAGAGGcaacagagaaagggaggagaggagtatatGGGAAGGTTTTGCTCACTGTTTGTGGAGAG AATGAAGCCAGTTTCATCAGCAATACTCCACGTGTGCCAAGAAAACATTCCAGCCCATTCGAGCACAACAGCAATCTCTCCCATACTCTGCTCAACACCTCTGGGAGTCAGAGG ATTTCAACCCCCAACTCATCACATCTAGGAGACAGCATTTGCTATGCCGAACTCAAAGTTAACAAGACAGAAATTGATGATTCCACTTTATCTGATAAACCCTGTATTTCGCTTACG GATAAGACCCCCAGACGGACGGTGATTGGGAAGAGGGGTCGCATCGCATGGAGCCCTGAAATTATTCCTCAGGAGGATACTGGTCGAGCATCTAGCCCCAAAAAAATAAAGCTATCTAGAGAGAACAGTGTTGAGAAGACTGGAATGAAGAAGACCAACTGCAGAGCAG TTTGCCCATCAAAGCGCTGGAGCCACACCATGTGTCTGAGTGATCCTGAGACGGCCATTGTCATTGGAGGAGAAGCTTCTGACCAGACTCACTGCGAGGACTCCCTATGGAAACTGGAAATAG ACAACGATTTTTGGTTCCCAATGAACTCCCCCACCTCTGGACCTGTCCCACCGTGTGCCCATGGCCACTCTGCAACCTATGACCCTGATTCCAAGGTCGTCTACGTGTATGGAGGCCTGAGAGAGGGCCAGCGCTACAGCGACCTCTATATCCTCAACACTCTAACCTGGAAGTGGAAGCTTGTCACA GCAAGAGGTGATATCCCCATGTTGGCCTACCACTCTGCAACTATCTATAAGAAAGAGCTCTTTGTTTTTGGGGGGGTTCACCCAAGCCGCTGTCCTGGAGGCAAGGTCTGCAGTAATGCTCTGTACATTTTTAACCCAGAGTTTGAGCTCTGGTACCAACCCATCGTCGAGGGGGACCGACCTCTACCTAGGTTTGG GCACACAACCACACTTTTGTCCAACCAGTTGCTAATTTTTGGTGGCAGGAAGACTGCAACCTACCTAAACGACCTCCACATTTTGGATCTCG GCTTCATGGAGTACACAGCTGTGAAATATGAGAACATGCCACCACTGCCTCGAGG ATATCATGCAGCACTGCCAGTATCCGACAACAGGATGCTGGTCAGTGGCGGTTGCAGTGCTGTTGGAGCCCTGCAGGACGTTCATATCTTCAACACGG ACACCAGCATGTGGCATTCAGTGGTCTCCCCTCTGCTCTGCGCCAGGCCTCGTGCCGGACACAGTGTGATCAATCTGGGAGGCTCTGTCATCTCAGATGCTGATAAACAGAAGAAGGGGGAGTATGCTAACATCCACTGCACCCTCTTGGTGTTTGGGGGCTCTGACTGCGCTGGGACCTTCTACAATAACACAGTGAAGTGCACAGTGGAGATCCCTGTAGAATAA
- the tmed8 gene encoding protein TMED8 isoform X1: protein MDGTNQPAEVNQQSPAGQQAMGGDVEESNSSGNSQNPGERKVYGCALAQMPPLKPPSTWTSMAMKELKSKLRLEKDRVVTVKRGNILTVHVPTVPEGKQVCWEFATDSYDIAFGISFDWNPVTSQAITVHISESSDDEEEENQLEGLINPGDVEKGSKSLASSNIGEILPVYRLDSHMAVQGGSHEYPGEGTYLLKFNNSYSLWRNKTLYYRVYYSA from the exons ATGGATGGAACCAACCAGCCAGCTGAG GTTAATCAACAGTCTCCTGCCGGGCAGCAGGCCATGGGGGGAGATGTTGAGGAGAGCAACAGCAGTGGGAATAGCCAGAACCCTGGAGAGAGAAAAG TCTATGGTTGTGCTCTAGCCCAAATGCCACCGCTGAAGCCTCCCTCCACGTGGACCTCCATGGCGATGAAGGAGCTCAAGTCCAAGCTGCGACTGGAGAAGGACCGTGTGGTGACAGTGAAACGAGGAAACATTTTGACAGTGCATGTGCCCACCGTTCCTGAGGGAAAGCAAGTGTGCTGGGAGTTTGCCACAGATAGCTATGACATAGCCTTTGGAATCTCCTTTGACTGGAACCCTGTCACCAGCCAGGCCATCACGGTCCACATTAGTGAATCCAGCgatgacgaagaggaggaaaatcAGCTAGAGG GACTTATCAACCCAGGGGATGTTGAGAAGGGTTCTAAATCATTGGCCAGCTCCAACATAGGGGAAATCTTACCTGTGTATCGTCTGGACAGTCACATGGCAGTGCAAGGTGGCAGTCACGAGTATCCAGGCGAAGGCACTTACCTTCTGAAGTTTAATAACTCCTACTCACTATGGCGAAATAAGACTCTGTACTATAGAGTGTATTACAGTGCCTGA
- the zgc:163014 gene encoding RING finger protein B isoform X2, with protein MGRLHFFVLWSLNDAPRQFISKSNRQCHQVHVPLPLPKQLVVFSLGEWRFLSSETTISVDVLVSQDVKPQRIGTLSDQTRCLTWEGDWNADLVQEATEKGRRGVYGKVLLTVCGEDKTPRRTVIGKRGRIAWSPEIIPQEDTGRASSPKKIKLSRENSVEKTGMKKTNCRAVCPSKRWSHTMCLSDPETAIVIGGEASDQTHCEDSLWKLEIDNDFWFPMNSPTSGPVPPCAHGHSATYDPDSKVVYVYGGLREGQRYSDLYILNTLTWKWKLVTARGDIPMLAYHSATIYKKELFVFGGVHPSRCPGGKVCSNALYIFNPEFELWYQPIVEGDRPLPRFGHTTTLLSNQLLIFGGRKTATYLNDLHILDLGFMEYTAVKYENMPPLPRGYHAALPVSDNRMLVSGGCSAVGALQDVHIFNTDTSMWHSVVSPLLCARPRAGHSVINLGGSVISDADKQKKGEYANIHCTLLVFGGSDCAGTFYNNTVKCTVEIPVE; from the exons ATGGGACGGTTACATTTTTTCGTCCTCTGGTCGTTAAACGATGCACCCCGTCAGTTTATCAG CAAATCCAATCGCCAGTGCCACCAAGTCCATGTTCCATTGCCACTGCCCAAACAACTTGTTGTATTCAGTCTTGGGGAATGGCGGTTCTTATCAAGCGAGACAACCATTTCAGTTGATGTTCTGGTTAGCCAGGACGTGAAACCGCAGAGGATTGGTACATTGTCAGACCAAACAAG GTGCTTGACTTGGGAGGGAGATTGGAATGCTGACCTTGTCCAAGAGGcaacagagaaagggaggagaggagtatatGGGAAGGTTTTGCTCACTGTTTGTGGAGAG GATAAGACCCCCAGACGGACGGTGATTGGGAAGAGGGGTCGCATCGCATGGAGCCCTGAAATTATTCCTCAGGAGGATACTGGTCGAGCATCTAGCCCCAAAAAAATAAAGCTATCTAGAGAGAACAGTGTTGAGAAGACTGGAATGAAGAAGACCAACTGCAGAGCAG TTTGCCCATCAAAGCGCTGGAGCCACACCATGTGTCTGAGTGATCCTGAGACGGCCATTGTCATTGGAGGAGAAGCTTCTGACCAGACTCACTGCGAGGACTCCCTATGGAAACTGGAAATAG ACAACGATTTTTGGTTCCCAATGAACTCCCCCACCTCTGGACCTGTCCCACCGTGTGCCCATGGCCACTCTGCAACCTATGACCCTGATTCCAAGGTCGTCTACGTGTATGGAGGCCTGAGAGAGGGCCAGCGCTACAGCGACCTCTATATCCTCAACACTCTAACCTGGAAGTGGAAGCTTGTCACA GCAAGAGGTGATATCCCCATGTTGGCCTACCACTCTGCAACTATCTATAAGAAAGAGCTCTTTGTTTTTGGGGGGGTTCACCCAAGCCGCTGTCCTGGAGGCAAGGTCTGCAGTAATGCTCTGTACATTTTTAACCCAGAGTTTGAGCTCTGGTACCAACCCATCGTCGAGGGGGACCGACCTCTACCTAGGTTTGG GCACACAACCACACTTTTGTCCAACCAGTTGCTAATTTTTGGTGGCAGGAAGACTGCAACCTACCTAAACGACCTCCACATTTTGGATCTCG GCTTCATGGAGTACACAGCTGTGAAATATGAGAACATGCCACCACTGCCTCGAGG ATATCATGCAGCACTGCCAGTATCCGACAACAGGATGCTGGTCAGTGGCGGTTGCAGTGCTGTTGGAGCCCTGCAGGACGTTCATATCTTCAACACGG ACACCAGCATGTGGCATTCAGTGGTCTCCCCTCTGCTCTGCGCCAGGCCTCGTGCCGGACACAGTGTGATCAATCTGGGAGGCTCTGTCATCTCAGATGCTGATAAACAGAAGAAGGGGGAGTATGCTAACATCCACTGCACCCTCTTGGTGTTTGGGGGCTCTGACTGCGCTGGGACCTTCTACAATAACACAGTGAAGTGCACAGTGGAGATCCCTGTAGAATAA
- the tmed8 gene encoding protein TMED8 isoform X2: protein MDGTNQPAEVNQQSPAGQQAMGGDVEESNSSGNSQNPGERKAQMPPLKPPSTWTSMAMKELKSKLRLEKDRVVTVKRGNILTVHVPTVPEGKQVCWEFATDSYDIAFGISFDWNPVTSQAITVHISESSDDEEEENQLEGLINPGDVEKGSKSLASSNIGEILPVYRLDSHMAVQGGSHEYPGEGTYLLKFNNSYSLWRNKTLYYRVYYSA, encoded by the exons ATGGATGGAACCAACCAGCCAGCTGAG GTTAATCAACAGTCTCCTGCCGGGCAGCAGGCCATGGGGGGAGATGTTGAGGAGAGCAACAGCAGTGGGAATAGCCAGAACCCTGGAGAGAGAAAAG CCCAAATGCCACCGCTGAAGCCTCCCTCCACGTGGACCTCCATGGCGATGAAGGAGCTCAAGTCCAAGCTGCGACTGGAGAAGGACCGTGTGGTGACAGTGAAACGAGGAAACATTTTGACAGTGCATGTGCCCACCGTTCCTGAGGGAAAGCAAGTGTGCTGGGAGTTTGCCACAGATAGCTATGACATAGCCTTTGGAATCTCCTTTGACTGGAACCCTGTCACCAGCCAGGCCATCACGGTCCACATTAGTGAATCCAGCgatgacgaagaggaggaaaatcAGCTAGAGG GACTTATCAACCCAGGGGATGTTGAGAAGGGTTCTAAATCATTGGCCAGCTCCAACATAGGGGAAATCTTACCTGTGTATCGTCTGGACAGTCACATGGCAGTGCAAGGTGGCAGTCACGAGTATCCAGGCGAAGGCACTTACCTTCTGAAGTTTAATAACTCCTACTCACTATGGCGAAATAAGACTCTGTACTATAGAGTGTATTACAGTGCCTGA